From Garra rufa chromosome 19, GarRuf1.0, whole genome shotgun sequence, the proteins below share one genomic window:
- the uqcr10 gene encoding cytochrome b-c1 complex subunit 9 translates to MALTRSVYNLLFRRTSTFAITIMVGAVVFERVFDQAGDALYENINRGKLWKHIKHNFEEKEEE, encoded by the exons ATGGCGCTAACAAGAAGTGTCTACAATCTGCTCTTCAGAAGAACGTCAACTTTCGCCATAACCATCATGGTGGGAGCTGTTGTCTTCGAGAGGGTGTTTGATCAGGCTGGAGATGCCTTATATGAAAACATAAACCGGGGG AAACTCTGGAAACACATCAAACACAATTTTGAAGAGAAGGAGGAAGAATAA
- the rpl35 gene encoding large ribosomal subunit protein uL29 produces MAKIKARDLRGKKKEELLKQLDDLKVELSQLRVAKVTGGAASKLSKIRVVRKSIARVLTVINQTQKENLRKFYKGKKYKPLDLRPKKTRAIRRQLTKHEQNLMTKKMQRKSRLYSIRKFAVKA; encoded by the exons ATG GCAAAGATCAAGGCCAGAGACCTGCGTGGAAAGAAAAAGGAGGAGCTGCTGAAACAGCTGGATGACCTGAAGGTGGAACTTTCCCAGCTCCGCGTTGCCAAGGTTACCGGAGGAGCTGCATCCAAACTCTCCAAGAT CCGCGTTGTCCGCAAGTCCATCGCCAGAGTTCTCACAGTCATCAACCAGACACAGAAGGAGAATCTGAGGAAGTTTTACAAG GGTAAGAAGTACAAGCCTTTGGACCTGAGGCCCAAGAAGACGCGTGCCATTCGTCGTCAGCTGACAAAACATGAGCAGAACCTGATGACCAAGAAGATGCAGAGGAAGTCCCGCCTCTACTCTATCCGCAAGTTCGCCGTCAAGGCTTAA